CTGATGGTTTCCACATCAGCAAAAACATTCTGAGGTGATCCCTCCTTAATTATATTGCCTTCACTGATTATGTAAACCTGGTAGGCGTAAAGTGGGACCAGATCAACATCGTGGGTGGATATGATAATGGTAATTCCTTCCCGGTTGAGTTTGTAGAGTAACTTCATTATCTGGGATGCTCCCCTGGGATCAAGACCACTGGTGGGTTCATCCAGAACCATTATCTTGGGCTGCATTGCCAGGATTCCTGCAATTGCCACCCGCTTTTTTTGTCCGCCACTCAAATGATGTGGAGGTTTATTCTCAAAGCCTTCCATACCCACACGTTTTAAGGCTTCCTCAACCCGGGATTCAACTTCTTCCTTGGGCAGATCCAGGTTCAGGGGACCGAAGGCCACGTCTTCGGCAACTGTAGGGGCAAAAAGTTGATCATCCGGATTTTGAAAAACGATTCCAATCCTCTGTCTTAACTTTTTTAATCCTTTTCTTTCATAATTTACTGGATTTCCCTCTATTTTCACACACCCGGTGGTGGGTTTTAAGATTCCGTTAAAATGTAAAAATAGTGTGGATTTTCCAGCACCATTGGGACCTAGAAGTGCAATGATCTTGCCCTCGGGGGCAGTGAAATTTATTTCATTGAGTGCTTTGGTTCCATCGGGATACTGGTAAGTGACATCCACTGTTTCAACTACATTCATGATTATCTACCACATTAATGATTGTAATAAATTCCAGATTGTAATACATTTTCATCTTCTCTTTAAGTATCAAGTAATACACTAACTACATTAACCATCCTCACATAACCATTAGACCCTAAAAAACACAGCTATTTCCTACTTAAATGACTGTGAAGCTTCCAGTTAAATAAACTACAAAAATAAGACATGCCTCAAAAAGTATGAGTAAAGATATATTAAGGATTCCTATGCTTTTTATGCTTTCGGGTTCTTTCATTGTTTTAATGGAACCATCATAGCATCTTGATTCCATGGCTAGATGTGCCTGTTCACCCTTCACCCAGGTTCGGATAAACAGGTTGCTTCCCAGCATTCCCATTGATTTGAATGATTTTTTGTAGGATGAATATCCTAAACGTGTTTCCTGGGCATGGTACATGTTGATACCCTCATCTAAAAAGAGGAATATGTAACGGTACATTAACATGGCCAGTTCAGTGATTATCTGGGGAATTTTAATGCGTTCCAGTTCACTGAATAGTTCGGTCATGGGAATGGTGAGTGCCAGGAAGG
This sequence is a window from Methanobacterium formicicum DSM 3637. Protein-coding genes within it:
- a CDS encoding ATP-binding cassette domain-containing protein, translating into MNVVETVDVTYQYPDGTKALNEINFTAPEGKIIALLGPNGAGKSTLFLHFNGILKPTTGCVKIEGNPVNYERKGLKKLRQRIGIVFQNPDDQLFAPTVAEDVAFGPLNLDLPKEEVESRVEEALKRVGMEGFENKPPHHLSGGQKKRVAIAGILAMQPKIMVLDEPTSGLDPRGASQIMKLLYKLNREGITIIISTHDVDLVPLYAYQVYIISEGNIIKEGSPQNVFADVETIRKANLRLPRIAHLMEILQKKDNLPFDKPYPLTIGEARQKLLKEFGD
- the cbiQ gene encoding cobalt ECF transporter T component CbiQ, whose amino-acid sequence is MFENTLDNYAHSNGLRDINTLFKVLFGISTMLVSLISTSLVVPLLITICISFLIIFQAKIPWKFYLKFLTIPLTFGLFSFVFMSLFFGVGTHILDLGIFNLAVTEDGFNLGLLLFARVMGGFTCMAFLALTIPMTELFSELERIKIPQIITELAMLMYRYIFLFLDEGINMYHAQETRLGYSSYKKSFKSMGMLGSNLFIRTWVKGEQAHLAMESRCYDGSIKTMKEPESIKSIGILNISLLILFEACLIFVVYLTGSFTVI